The genomic interval CCAACGATTTTGACATCGGGGAACGGCATGATCTTCCCGGTATTACGGTAATTTCACTTGATGGAACAATGACGCATGAGGCCGGTGAGCGTTATGAGGGTTTGGACCGATACGAGTGCCGAAAGAAGGTCGTCAATGATCTAAAAGAGGGCGGATACCTGGCAAGGGTCGACGAACATGAGCACTCGGTTGGACAATGTTACCGGTGCCAGACGGTCATTGAGCCGATCATCTCCAGGCAATGGTTTGTAAAAATGAAGGATCTGGCAAAACCGGCAATGGAAGCCGTGGAAGATGGCCGCATCAGGATCTATCCGGAAAACTGGGAGAAAACGTATTTCGAGTGGATGAACAACATCAGGGATTGGTGCATATCCAGACAGATCTGGTGGGGACACCGGATTCCGGTTTGGACCTGTCCGGAGTGCGACGAGATCATGGTTGAGGTTGAGGACCCGACGGTTTGCACTGCCTGCGGGTCCAGGGATATCCAACAGGCGGAGGATGTTCTGGATACCTGGTTCTCGTCGGCGCTTTGGCCCTTCTCAACCATGGGATGGCCGGAAGAAACGCAGACGCTGAAAAAATTCTATCCCACAAGCTGTCTGGTCACCGGCTTTGATATCCTCTTTTTCTGGGTAGCCAGAATGACCATGATGGGAATAAAATTCATGGATGATGTTCCCTTCAGGGAGGTCTATATACATGCTCTCGTCCGGGATGGGGAGGGGCATAAGATGAGCAAATCCAGGGGAAACGTTATAGATCCTCTTGTGATGATCGATAAGTACGGCGCCGACGCCTTCCGTTATACCCTTACCGCATTCGCTGCTATGGGAAGGGATATCAAATTGGCCGAGGACAGGATTGAGGGCTACAGACACTTCATCAACAAGATCTGGAACGCGTCCGGCCTTGTCCTGCGATATATCGGTGGTTTCAAGGAGGAGCAGATCCTGAATCCGCCTCCGCCGAACGGTCAGCACAATAGATGGATACTGAGCAGGCTGTCCCAGGTGATAATTTCGGTGACGGATGCCCTGGATACCTATCGGTTCAATGAGGCGGCCAATCTCATATATCAGTTTTTCTGGCACGAGTTCTGTGATTGGTACCTGGAGTTAGCCAAACCGTCTTTCTATGGCGAGTACGGTGGGTCGGGCCGCCGGGAGACGTCGTTGACGGCCGCTCACGTCCTGGAGGCCGTTTTGAGGCTCATGCACCCTGTTATCCCGTTCATAACCGAGGAGATCTGGCAGAGGCTGCCCATGGGTGGGGAGAGCATCATGTTGGCGCCATTCCCAGAGGCCAGGGAGAGCGACAGGAATCCGGAAGTGGAGGAAGTGTCGGCTATCGTAATGGATGTTACCAGCGCCATTCGGAACCTGAGGGCACAACTGGGGGTTCAGCCGTCCCAACGGGTTCCGGCAACCGTACTTTGCCATGATGCAATAATTGCCGCGGTGCTTCGCGGCAATGTGACCGACATTGTGAGGCTGGCTGCACTCGAGAGCCTTGAAATTCTTGAGGATGGCGAAAAACCGGATGATGTTTCCATTACCATTGTCCGGGGGCAGGAAGTGTACATCAGGCCTGATACCCGGGTGGATGTGGAAGCCGAGATGCTTCGCCTTGGCCGCGCCCTTCAGAAGGCCGCCGCGGAACTGGAAAAGGTTGAAAGGAAGCTGAAAAATCCGCAGTTCATTCGGAAGGCACCGGGCGAGGTTGTTGAGAAGAACCGGAATATCAGGGATGAATTGAACCTCCAGATCCTTAAACTGAAACAGAATATGGAGCGGTTGGATGCGTGAACTTCCCACCGCCGTCCACCGGCTGATTGATCTGGCGCTGGATGAAGATCTGGGCCCGGGTGATGTAACCAGCGCAGCCCTGATCGGCGCCTGCAATGGGGAGGCGATAATAGAAGCGAGGGAAGAAACCGTCGTGTGCGGCATGGGTGTGGCGGAATCCGTTTTCAGAAGGATCGATCCAGCCATCCATTTCAACAGCCTTGCCGTGGAGGGCGAGACCGCAGTGGGGGGAGATATACTGGCTGAACTCACGGGGCCCGTTTCCTCCCTGTTGGCCGGGGAACGTACCGCTCTTAACTTTATCCAGAGGATGTGTGGGGTGGCAAGCCTCTCACGGCAATACGCTGAAAGGGCAAAAAGCAAAGCCGTCGTTCTAGACAGCAGAAAGACCATTCCCGGATGGCGATGGCTCGACAAGCTCGCCGTTCGGACCGGAGGCTGCCGGAACCATCGTATGGGGCTTTTTGACGGTATCCTGATCAAGGATAACCATATCACGGCCTGTGGTGGAATCCGCGAGGCGGTGACGAAGGCTCTTCTTAAAGCCCCTCCCGGCCTGACCGTCGAGGTTGAGGTGGATTCACTTGCTGGGGTAAAAGAGGCACTTACGGCGGGAGCGGGAATCATCATGCTCGACAACTTCACCCCTGACCAGGTTGCCGCCGCCATCCCCGTTGCGGCAGGCAAGGCGCTTATCGAGGTCTCCGGCGGTATCACCCTGGAAGACATGGATGGGTATATTCAAAGCGGAAAAGTGGACTACATTTCCGTGGGAGCCCTGACCCATTCGGCAGTTTCAAAGGACATCAGTATGGAGATAACGATGACTTCGTAAGAAGTCATCGACGCGCCCACTAGATGGATTTACGACCCTATCAGATAATGAAGGCTCGGTGAACCTGGTGATGGACCTGCGCCGATACGATACTGTTCCCTCCACAAGCGATCTGCTCAAGACCATGGCGAACGAGGGAGCCGCCGAATGGACTGCCGTCATGTCCAGTTCCCAGACAAGAGGAAGAGGGCGTTTCGGGCGACATTGGCATTCCCCCCCCGGCAACATTTACCTCTCTGTCCTCCTGCGTCCCTCCATCCTTCCCATTGAGCTTCCAAGATTATCCCTTATAGCCGCGCTGGCGGTTTTTGAAACCGTCCACAGGGAAGGGACTCCACTGAAGCTGAAGTGGCCCAACGATATTCTCTTCGATGGCCGGAAACTCGCCGGGGTGCTTCTTGAGGCAAAAACCCAAGGGGAAAACGTGGAATATGTCGTGGTTGGAATAGGCATCAATCTAAAAGCGCCGGAGGGGAGCCTGCCCGAAGATCTGGTGGGGAAAACCGCTTCCCTGGAGGAACTGGGCGGGTGCCTGGACGTGGGACGCATTATTGAGGGGCTGGAAATGAACCTTCGACGGTACAGTATTTCCTATCGCGGCACCAGTTGGGAGGATGTGCGGACCAGGTGGCGGGAATACGCTGACTGGGACCGGGAATATTCCGCCATGAGCGCCGGTCGTCGATATGTGGGTCGCCCCGTAAATCTTAATCCGGATGGGTCCCTTCTTTTCGCAGCTTCCGACGGCCCTGTTACCTTAACCTCCGGGGAACTTGTTGAGGTGGGAGATCGCCGCCCTGGTCATCAGAAGACGATGAGGTGAATATGAAGAAAGACCTGCTTCTTTGTATTGATGTCGGTAATACCCAGACCATCCTTGGAAC from Deltaproteobacteria bacterium carries:
- the nadC gene encoding carboxylating nicotinate-nucleotide diphosphorylase, which produces MRELPTAVHRLIDLALDEDLGPGDVTSAALIGACNGEAIIEAREETVVCGMGVAESVFRRIDPAIHFNSLAVEGETAVGGDILAELTGPVSSLLAGERTALNFIQRMCGVASLSRQYAERAKSKAVVLDSRKTIPGWRWLDKLAVRTGGCRNHRMGLFDGILIKDNHITACGGIREAVTKALLKAPPGLTVEVEVDSLAGVKEALTAGAGIIMLDNFTPDQVAAAIPVAAGKALIEVSGGITLEDMDGYIQSGKVDYISVGALTHSAVSKDISMEITMTS
- a CDS encoding biotin--[acetyl-CoA-carboxylase] ligase; amino-acid sequence: MNLVMDLRRYDTVPSTSDLLKTMANEGAAEWTAVMSSSQTRGRGRFGRHWHSPPGNIYLSVLLRPSILPIELPRLSLIAALAVFETVHREGTPLKLKWPNDILFDGRKLAGVLLEAKTQGENVEYVVVGIGINLKAPEGSLPEDLVGKTASLEELGGCLDVGRIIEGLEMNLRRYSISYRGTSWEDVRTRWREYADWDREYSAMSAGRRYVGRPVNLNPDGSLLFAASDGPVTLTSGELVEVGDRRPGHQKTMR
- a CDS encoding valine--tRNA ligase produces the protein MNDNMEKYFNPAEAEKRWYATWMERGYFHADENSSLPPFSIVIPPPNVTGSLHMGHALNNTLQDILVRYRRMAGFEVLWMPGTDHAGIATQNVVEKQLAIEGIDRHTLGCERFVERVWEWRKMYGGVILEQLRRLGASCDWERERFTMDNGLSRAVREVFVRLYKENYIYQGDYIINWCPRCQTAISDLEVEYKTVRGHLYHIRYPASDGRGDVMVATTRPETMLGDTAVAVHPEDTRYSSSAGRFFRLPLTSREIPLITDAYCDMEFGTGAVKVTPAHDPNDFDIGERHDLPGITVISLDGTMTHEAGERYEGLDRYECRKKVVNDLKEGGYLARVDEHEHSVGQCYRCQTVIEPIISRQWFVKMKDLAKPAMEAVEDGRIRIYPENWEKTYFEWMNNIRDWCISRQIWWGHRIPVWTCPECDEIMVEVEDPTVCTACGSRDIQQAEDVLDTWFSSALWPFSTMGWPEETQTLKKFYPTSCLVTGFDILFFWVARMTMMGIKFMDDVPFREVYIHALVRDGEGHKMSKSRGNVIDPLVMIDKYGADAFRYTLTAFAAMGRDIKLAEDRIEGYRHFINKIWNASGLVLRYIGGFKEEQILNPPPPNGQHNRWILSRLSQVIISVTDALDTYRFNEAANLIYQFFWHEFCDWYLELAKPSFYGEYGGSGRRETSLTAAHVLEAVLRLMHPVIPFITEEIWQRLPMGGESIMLAPFPEARESDRNPEVEEVSAIVMDVTSAIRNLRAQLGVQPSQRVPATVLCHDAIIAAVLRGNVTDIVRLAALESLEILEDGEKPDDVSITIVRGQEVYIRPDTRVDVEAEMLRLGRALQKAAAELEKVERKLKNPQFIRKAPGEVVEKNRNIRDELNLQILKLKQNMERLDA